In the bacterium genome, one interval contains:
- a CDS encoding TlpA disulfide reductase family protein, whose amino-acid sequence MKKIRSINLLVFIAFMLSISVGVYAQEEDRPDFSLIEYKSGQQQSFKDILTTRVNIMVVTSTTCGSCISELKAMDWIRAKYKGDLSVTAVFIDRGGELRVYRYLEYYKFDLERFLVDPGGAVPSRFNAPTVPTMIMFDKKGNERFRKVGFSAGDESLIIAQAEEIMFGKKPDTGRPSTGLGTGRTQDAVKTDDTAQGVPDVRKTTGCASTG is encoded by the coding sequence TTGAAAAAAATCCGATCCATCAACCTGCTTGTTTTCATCGCCTTTATGCTGTCCATATCTGTCGGTGTCTACGCTCAGGAGGAGGATCGCCCTGACTTCTCCCTGATCGAGTACAAGAGCGGGCAACAGCAATCCTTCAAGGACATCCTCACAACCAGGGTCAATATCATGGTTGTCACATCTACAACTTGCGGTTCCTGCATCAGTGAACTCAAAGCCATGGACTGGATCCGGGCTAAATACAAGGGAGATCTCTCCGTGACAGCAGTCTTCATCGATCGCGGCGGGGAGTTAAGGGTCTACCGGTACCTCGAATACTACAAGTTCGACCTGGAAAGATTCCTGGTAGATCCGGGAGGAGCGGTTCCCTCCAGATTCAATGCCCCGACCGTTCCCACCATGATAATGTTTGACAAGAAGGGAAATGAACGCTTCCGGAAAGTTGGATTTTCCGCGGGGGACGAAAGCCTCATCATCGCCCAGGCCGAGGAGATCATGTTCGGGAAGAAACCGGACACAGGACGCCCCTCGACTGGGCTCGGGACAGGCAGGACGCAGGACGCAGTAAAAACAGATGATACGGCGCAGGGAGTTCCGGATGTGAGGAAGACGACGGGGTGCGCGAGTACAGGATAG
- a CDS encoding kelch repeat-containing protein — protein MFFLAVIIFLCAACGTGQDKVVSINLQLPVDWESAIDMGALGATSSTPYIGTIRFLYGGAQVQYEDFPYAGHSASFNADGTDNITVQALTAGQVIMEGSVSGVGSTVSLQKANGFSDAGTLLYTRQNHSAVFANGIIYVLGGNTGTGTIEAVASSVEGFISSAYAASLAYTRGEATVLHDEVGNQLFVFKGASAVEDNLYEVVDLGNEIVVPKSLASFRTDYFPILNDKEIILVGGFDTVVKDSWQVNSYELDMAQIPFTESILPFISLDSERQDVMCSVNNVRMICLGGYANSSYVDELKVFDLLTKSAMGGTYLPVGRIKSALANIDNQSMVVVGGLGQTGYLSDINVIDLINLKLTVFEDALHFPRANHTATLINTNEVLIVGGGPTAEASRSAELLDLTTGESTLLPWTMKVSRVGHTATLLPDGRVLVAGGNATDRRMEVFNPYSGL, from the coding sequence ATGTTTTTCCTGGCAGTGATCATTTTTCTGTGTGCTGCCTGTGGCACAGGTCAGGACAAGGTTGTCAGCATCAACCTCCAGTTGCCGGTGGATTGGGAGTCCGCCATCGATATGGGCGCTCTCGGGGCAACCTCATCGACACCTTATATAGGGACCATCAGGTTCCTTTACGGCGGGGCACAGGTTCAGTACGAGGATTTCCCTTACGCCGGACACAGCGCATCTTTTAATGCGGACGGAACAGACAACATAACGGTTCAGGCCCTTACGGCCGGCCAGGTGATCATGGAGGGAAGTGTGTCGGGCGTGGGTTCGACGGTATCCCTGCAGAAAGCCAACGGTTTTTCGGATGCGGGCACACTTCTATATACGCGGCAGAACCATTCGGCGGTCTTTGCCAATGGGATTATCTATGTCCTTGGGGGAAATACGGGTACCGGAACAATCGAAGCTGTGGCTTCCTCGGTGGAAGGTTTTATCTCCAGCGCCTATGCCGCCAGCTTGGCCTACACCAGGGGTGAGGCCACTGTGTTGCACGATGAGGTGGGGAACCAGCTGTTCGTGTTCAAGGGCGCCTCCGCTGTGGAGGACAACCTTTATGAGGTGGTGGATCTGGGAAATGAAATAGTGGTTCCGAAGAGTTTGGCAAGCTTTAGAACAGACTATTTCCCCATATTAAATGATAAAGAAATAATTTTGGTTGGGGGATTTGATACGGTTGTTAAAGACAGTTGGCAGGTAAATAGCTATGAGCTTGATATGGCACAGATTCCATTTACTGAATCTATTCTTCCTTTTATTAGTTTGGACAGTGAACGACAGGATGTAATGTGCAGTGTTAATAATGTACGAATGATATGCCTCGGTGGATATGCGAATTCGTCCTATGTGGATGAGTTAAAAGTCTTTGATTTGTTAACAAAGTCGGCAATGGGTGGAACTTATCTGCCTGTGGGTAGAATAAAAAGTGCACTAGCAAATATAGACAATCAATCGATGGTAGTGGTTGGTGGTCTAGGACAGACTGGATACCTTTCTGATATCAATGTGATCGATTTAATTAATCTAAAACTGACTGTATTTGAGGATGCCCTACATTTTCCTAGAGCAAATCATACAGCGACTTTAATAAATACTAATGAAGTGCTTATTGTTGGAGGTGGACCTACTGCTGAGGCTTCCCGCTCAGCCGAGCTCCTCGATCTGACCACCGGCGAGTCTACCCTGTTACCCTGGACTATGAAGGTCTCCAGGGTGGGACACACAGCGACCCTTCTTCCTGATGGAAGGGTGCTGGTTGCGGGAGGAAACGCCACCGACAGGAGGATGGAGGTGTTTAACCCATATTCCGGGTTATAG
- a CDS encoding peptidase MA family metallohydrolase — translation MKTFQHILTSVLLCLSLFQSGAAVAAGEDSGWKSVSDPRLTVRFRGPSDVLANQVLERAGTFLTDTSEFLGLPWLGSYSIVLAGSRDEFVKLQPTTKPAPEWAGALTYPGLGMVLIMTPGAMGSGGSRYWSILQHEMAHLLLGDAESRHDIRLSRWFQEGVATYVSGEMNLSRLVQLGWAQATGATPDFRDLEFTFPNQASRAGAAYARSYLFIKYISKRFGEDAVARLVSESLQRGGINGGTAAAFDMSMAELLAGFDQYARVKATWIPVFTSTATIWGLITLLFLITWFRKKVQGMRTVMQWEREEEEERLAASLRSKTFHEKRSHDDPRTLH, via the coding sequence ATGAAAACCTTCCAACACATCCTGACCTCGGTCCTGTTGTGCCTGTCCTTATTTCAGTCAGGTGCAGCTGTTGCGGCCGGTGAGGATTCAGGATGGAAATCTGTTTCGGATCCCCGATTGACGGTGCGTTTTCGCGGACCTTCGGATGTCCTGGCGAATCAGGTTCTGGAACGTGCCGGGACCTTCCTCACGGACACCTCGGAGTTTCTGGGACTTCCATGGTTGGGAAGTTATTCCATCGTTTTAGCCGGAAGCAGGGATGAGTTCGTCAAACTTCAGCCCACAACGAAACCTGCACCCGAATGGGCGGGGGCGCTCACCTATCCGGGACTGGGTATGGTTCTCATCATGACTCCGGGCGCCATGGGATCCGGTGGGAGCAGGTACTGGTCTATCTTGCAGCACGAAATGGCTCATCTGCTGCTCGGCGACGCTGAGTCAAGACACGATATCCGTTTGTCCCGGTGGTTCCAGGAGGGGGTAGCCACTTACGTTTCCGGTGAAATGAACCTGTCCAGGCTCGTGCAGCTGGGATGGGCTCAGGCAACAGGCGCGACCCCTGATTTCAGAGATCTGGAATTCACCTTCCCCAACCAGGCATCGCGAGCAGGTGCCGCCTATGCTCGCAGCTATCTGTTTATTAAATACATTTCGAAGCGGTTCGGGGAGGATGCTGTCGCCCGCCTTGTGTCAGAGTCCTTACAAAGAGGTGGGATCAACGGAGGAACGGCGGCTGCATTCGACATGTCCATGGCCGAGCTGCTGGCAGGCTTTGACCAGTACGCCAGGGTCAAGGCCACCTGGATCCCGGTTTTTACCAGTACCGCAACGATCTGGGGGCTGATCACGCTTCTGTTCCTGATCACCTGGTTTCGAAAGAAGGTCCAGGGAATGCGGACCGTGATGCAGTGGGAAAGAGAGGAAGAGGAAGAAAGATTGGCAGCTTCCTTGCGTAGTAAAACATTCCATGAAAAAAGATCCCATGATGACCCGCGCACCCTTCACTAG
- a CDS encoding DUF167 domain-containing protein: MNDISSARISVKVKPRASRELVEGWKEDVLVVRLTSPPVEGAANSSLIRLLAKKTGVPRSRIRIVSGEKGRSKVLEFEGVELQDLRERLT, translated from the coding sequence GTGAATGATATTTCATCGGCCAGGATCAGCGTCAAAGTCAAGCCCAGGGCATCCAGGGAGTTAGTGGAAGGCTGGAAGGAGGATGTCCTGGTGGTACGTTTGACTTCACCACCAGTAGAAGGAGCTGCCAACAGTTCACTGATCAGGCTATTGGCTAAAAAAACCGGCGTACCCAGGAGCCGCATCCGCATTGTATCCGGTGAAAAAGGGCGATCCAAGGTGCTGGAGTTCGAGGGGGTAGAACTCCAGGACCTCAGGGAACGCCTGACATGA
- a CDS encoding DivIVA domain-containing protein produces MRLSPLDIQSQQFRTKLKGLDPREVENFLEMAASEFEELIRENGKLKEKLARLSNQYEELKQREQTLMETMMTAQKITEDMKVSARKEAEIILKEAELKAEKTVEDSHRKLAKISDQIVEVKRIRAQFEVAVKAAAQSHLKMLEVTTEALEAEIGKEEKVKYLVSKDKE; encoded by the coding sequence ATGCGTCTATCACCTCTCGATATACAGAGCCAGCAGTTCAGAACCAAGCTCAAGGGTCTCGATCCCCGGGAGGTGGAGAACTTCCTTGAGATGGCAGCATCAGAGTTCGAAGAACTCATCAGGGAGAACGGGAAGCTAAAAGAAAAGCTGGCGCGCCTTTCCAACCAGTATGAGGAACTCAAGCAGCGCGAGCAGACCCTCATGGAAACAATGATGACAGCCCAGAAGATCACCGAGGACATGAAGGTCTCTGCCAGGAAAGAGGCGGAGATCATCCTCAAGGAGGCTGAACTCAAAGCCGAGAAAACGGTCGAGGATTCTCATCGGAAATTGGCTAAGATCAGCGATCAGATCGTAGAGGTTAAAAGGATACGTGCCCAGTTTGAGGTTGCAGTAAAAGCGGCGGCACAGAGTCACCTGAAGATGCTGGAAGTCACCACGGAGGCTCTGGAAGCCGAGATTGGCAAGGAAGAGAAGGTTAAGTACCTTGTCAGCAAAGATAAGGAGTGA
- a CDS encoding YggT family protein — protein MFILSNFITAVAQVLSIILNIYMWLIVIRAIASWFTMDPYNPIYQFLIRITEPVLGYIRRVLPMRGSMMDLSPIVAILAIVFLQSFLVQTLFGLALKLR, from the coding sequence TTGTTTATCCTAAGTAACTTCATCACTGCAGTCGCGCAAGTCCTGAGCATCATCCTGAACATCTACATGTGGCTTATTGTCATACGGGCTATCGCATCGTGGTTCACCATGGACCCATACAACCCGATCTATCAGTTCCTGATCCGGATAACCGAGCCTGTACTGGGATATATAAGAAGGGTTTTGCCCATGCGGGGCAGTATGATGGACCTTTCCCCCATCGTTGCCATCCTTGCCATTGTTTTTCTGCAGAGTTTCCTGGTTCAGACCCTGTTCGGGCTGGCCCTGAAACTCAGGTGA
- a CDS encoding ABC transporter ATP-binding protein, whose translation MEIRLTGLTRDYYSEGKRIRALDNVDLTIPANQIFTLLGPSGCGKTTLLRCIVGLETPDAGEISIGNEIVWSREKDIFVPPEERGLGMVFQTYAIWPHMNVFDNVAYPLQNRKTPKAQIRERVARVLEFVQLEGFEKRPATKLSGGQQQRVALARALVAEPKVILFDEPLSNLDAKLREETRKELRRFLTELQITAVYVTHDRIEALALSDRIAVMRAGSIVEIGDPKKIYFNSDHQFVADFIGRANLVGGKVASLEGDHAVIDTDIGPIIGLNSQKLQPGTDAVLCVRPEFMNLADTDAAGGRNIFKGKVETLIFVGEAYEGEIRMGETLLTTTIAPTVDLKEGDDVFVSFDPDHCFLLPI comes from the coding sequence ATGGAAATACGCCTCACGGGACTGACCCGCGACTATTACTCCGAAGGCAAGAGGATCCGGGCGCTGGACAACGTGGACCTGACCATCCCGGCCAACCAGATCTTTACTCTCCTCGGCCCCAGCGGGTGTGGTAAAACCACCCTTCTCAGATGTATCGTGGGTCTGGAGACGCCGGATGCCGGAGAGATCTCCATCGGCAACGAGATTGTGTGGTCCAGGGAAAAGGATATCTTCGTCCCGCCGGAGGAGCGTGGGCTTGGCATGGTGTTCCAGACCTACGCCATCTGGCCCCACATGAACGTCTTCGACAACGTGGCCTACCCCCTCCAGAACCGCAAGACCCCCAAAGCCCAGATCAGGGAACGAGTGGCCAGGGTGCTGGAGTTCGTGCAGCTCGAAGGCTTTGAGAAACGCCCGGCGACCAAGCTCAGCGGCGGTCAGCAGCAGCGCGTGGCTCTGGCCAGAGCCCTGGTGGCCGAGCCCAAGGTCATTCTCTTCGACGAACCCCTGAGCAACCTGGACGCCAAGCTCAGGGAGGAGACCCGCAAGGAACTGCGACGGTTTCTCACAGAGCTGCAGATCACCGCGGTCTACGTGACCCACGACCGGATAGAGGCTCTGGCTCTTTCTGACCGGATCGCGGTCATGCGCGCCGGAAGTATCGTTGAGATCGGAGACCCCAAGAAGATCTATTTCAACTCCGATCACCAGTTCGTGGCCGATTTCATCGGCCGGGCCAACCTCGTCGGGGGAAAGGTGGCCTCCCTTGAGGGGGATCACGCCGTTATCGACACCGATATCGGACCCATTATCGGCCTCAACAGCCAGAAGCTCCAGCCTGGGACAGATGCGGTGCTGTGCGTCCGCCCCGAGTTCATGAACCTGGCTGACACCGATGCTGCGGGGGGCAGGAATATCTTCAAGGGGAAGGTGGAGACGCTCATCTTCGTGGGAGAGGCTTACGAGGGTGAGATCCGGATGGGGGAAACCCTGCTCACCACCACCATCGCGCCTACGGTGGACCTCAAGGAGGGGGATGATGTGTTCGTATCCTTCGATCCTGACCACTGTTTTCTGCTTCCCATTTAA
- a CDS encoding extracellular solute-binding protein: MKKLVVLLMVVLMATPAFAADLAKAKAEGKASFYANITAVEPIMDDFNAATGVDGVYTRISTSKYLATVLTEHQAGKLAADVLQGPLPILQILKDNGVLAPYRSPSATGYPDWAQKDDTIMQFGIEYVAPIYNKELVKAADAPKTYMELTDPKWKDKIVMPNPSTHATTISWLVGMKESTIFASDDEWMKFVKGLAANRPMFVASFGPSPAPVESGEKLIAISMPKYIITHAPAPLDWARVDTILGSPRGIALAAKAPHPEAAKVFMDYWLSKDAMKLLADKVGEYVLTPGVFPPIDGINAVKVLPIRELSDDEIKSWGEKFKKIFEM; the protein is encoded by the coding sequence ATGAAAAAGCTTGTTGTTCTGTTAATGGTTGTTCTTATGGCCACACCCGCCTTCGCTGCTGACCTCGCCAAGGCCAAAGCGGAAGGAAAAGCCAGTTTTTACGCCAATATCACTGCGGTAGAGCCCATAATGGATGATTTTAACGCCGCTACGGGGGTGGATGGTGTCTATACGCGCATTTCTACCTCCAAGTACCTGGCCACCGTGCTCACCGAGCATCAGGCGGGGAAACTGGCTGCTGACGTTCTCCAGGGCCCCCTGCCCATCCTCCAGATCCTAAAGGATAATGGAGTGCTGGCACCCTACCGGTCCCCCTCCGCGACGGGTTACCCCGACTGGGCGCAGAAAGATGATACCATTATGCAGTTCGGCATCGAGTACGTCGCTCCTATCTACAACAAGGAACTGGTCAAGGCGGCCGATGCCCCTAAAACCTACATGGAGCTGACAGACCCCAAGTGGAAGGACAAGATCGTCATGCCCAACCCCTCCACCCACGCCACCACCATCTCCTGGCTCGTAGGGATGAAGGAGTCGACGATCTTCGCCTCCGATGATGAATGGATGAAGTTTGTCAAGGGGCTGGCGGCCAACAGGCCCATGTTCGTTGCTTCCTTCGGTCCCTCCCCCGCCCCTGTGGAGAGCGGTGAGAAGCTCATTGCCATCTCCATGCCCAAGTACATCATCACCCACGCGCCTGCGCCACTGGACTGGGCCAGGGTGGACACCATCCTCGGTTCGCCTCGCGGCATCGCCCTGGCGGCCAAGGCCCCCCACCCGGAGGCCGCAAAGGTCTTCATGGACTACTGGCTCTCTAAAGACGCCATGAAGCTCCTGGCCGACAAGGTGGGCGAGTATGTTCTGACCCCGGGCGTGTTTCCGCCCATCGATGGAATAAACGCGGTGAAGGTCCTCCCCATCCGCGAGCTGTCCGACGATGAGATCAAAAGCTGGGGCGAGAAGTTCAAGAAGATCTTTGAGATGTAG
- a CDS encoding alpha-isopropylmalate synthase regulatory domain-containing protein, whose protein sequence is MPDLNVIDATAELKMLRFLDEYSPPFDVIGTYRLIDDGFRPEATVTLRAGDQEMHEADLGVGPVDALANVLKKSLGQLFPEITTVRVLDFKVRLIEGDIGTSSQIEVGVVFSDGKSFWRVSSVDDNVNLASFRVLLDGYEYAIYLWSKGRTQDAARSTQKKTATANRKRGTGKAKAKPEAKATATAKPKAKSKTAAKSKSKAAAKPKAKTTGKIKAKSKK, encoded by the coding sequence ATGCCCGACCTCAACGTTATCGATGCCACCGCTGAACTGAAGATGCTCAGGTTCCTGGATGAGTACTCTCCACCTTTCGATGTCATCGGCACCTACCGGCTCATAGACGATGGGTTCAGGCCCGAAGCAACCGTCACCCTTCGGGCCGGGGATCAGGAGATGCATGAGGCCGACCTGGGTGTTGGACCCGTAGACGCCCTCGCCAACGTCCTGAAAAAATCCCTCGGACAGCTCTTTCCCGAGATCACAACCGTTCGCGTTCTGGATTTCAAGGTGCGCCTCATTGAAGGTGACATCGGTACCTCCTCCCAGATCGAGGTGGGTGTGGTTTTCTCGGACGGCAAATCCTTCTGGAGGGTTTCCTCCGTTGACGACAACGTCAACCTCGCATCCTTTCGGGTGCTGCTGGACGGTTACGAGTACGCGATCTATCTTTGGAGTAAAGGCAGGACGCAGGACGCAGCACGCAGCACGCAGAAGAAAACAGCCACAGCGAACCGGAAACGGGGAACGGGCAAAGCGAAAGCCAAACCCGAAGCAAAAGCCACAGCTACCGCCAAACCCAAAGCTAAATCGAAAACAGCAGCTAAGTCAAAGTCAAAAGCTGCTGCAAAACCAAAAGCTAAAACGACAGGGAAGATCAAAGCCAAAAGTAAAAAATAA
- a CDS encoding 4Fe-4S binding protein, with protein sequence MEKTLILKFTKKTWNKPIIHGLSKVSDLVFNILEAKVLPRQDAFVIMSLEGSEEDFSKGLDFLRSANVIIEEVTENIRKDEDRCVHCGACTAVCPTDALFVDGADKKVILDHDKCVACGNCVKVCTVHCIELSVMKLNGTQGERKAS encoded by the coding sequence ATGGAAAAGACACTGATACTGAAGTTCACGAAAAAAACCTGGAACAAGCCGATCATTCACGGCCTGTCGAAAGTTTCCGACCTGGTGTTCAATATTCTCGAAGCGAAAGTTCTGCCTCGTCAGGATGCCTTCGTCATCATGAGCCTGGAGGGTTCGGAGGAAGATTTCAGCAAGGGGCTGGATTTTCTCAGATCTGCCAATGTCATCATCGAAGAGGTAACGGAGAATATCCGGAAGGACGAAGACAGATGCGTTCACTGCGGCGCGTGTACTGCGGTGTGTCCCACTGATGCCCTGTTCGTGGACGGCGCGGACAAGAAGGTGATCCTCGATCATGACAAGTGCGTCGCCTGCGGCAACTGCGTCAAGGTGTGCACGGTGCATTGTATCGAGCTGTCTGTTATGAAGCTCAACGGCACTCAGGGGGAACGCAAGGCATCGTAA
- a CDS encoding UPF0280 family protein, which yields MTQTAYTERTYREKAAPEGLTSFRVVVDETDLWIAADRDLTDKVLESISSLRAVIEGYIAAHPLFATTLKMWKEPVPTRSIVARMVSAANAVGIGPMAAVAGSIAEGVARDLIGHTTRVMVENGGDLYMMGGSISSVGLWAGPSPLSGRVALSVDPSQGIAVCTSSGTVGPSLSLGRADAATVISPSGALADAVATELGNRIRHSEDMEKALDWALSVTGITGAVVIMGETIGAKGQVELVPLGSPKTKAQSPK from the coding sequence ATGACTCAAACGGCTTATACAGAGCGTACTTACAGGGAAAAAGCCGCCCCTGAAGGTTTAACCTCCTTCAGGGTGGTGGTTGACGAGACCGATCTCTGGATAGCGGCGGATCGAGATCTGACGGACAAGGTTTTGGAGTCGATCAGCTCACTCAGAGCCGTCATAGAAGGTTATATCGCGGCCCATCCGTTATTTGCCACCACTCTCAAGATGTGGAAGGAACCGGTGCCAACCCGTTCCATTGTGGCCCGCATGGTGAGTGCTGCCAACGCCGTCGGGATCGGTCCCATGGCCGCCGTTGCGGGTAGTATCGCCGAAGGGGTTGCAAGGGATCTCATCGGTCACACAACCAGGGTCATGGTGGAGAACGGCGGTGATCTTTACATGATGGGAGGTTCCATCAGTTCCGTTGGCTTGTGGGCCGGGCCGTCGCCCTTGAGCGGCCGGGTCGCCCTGTCGGTGGATCCATCCCAGGGTATCGCGGTTTGTACCTCCTCCGGTACTGTGGGTCCTTCCCTGAGCCTGGGCCGTGCGGATGCCGCAACAGTGATCTCTCCTTCCGGGGCCCTTGCCGACGCCGTCGCCACGGAGCTTGGAAACAGGATCCGCCACTCCGAAGACATGGAGAAGGCTCTTGACTGGGCTCTGTCAGTGACCGGTATTACGGGAGCTGTGGTGATCATGGGTGAAACGATAGGGGCCAAGGGCCAAGTGGAACTGGTTCCACTTGGGAGTCCAAAGACCAAAGCCCAAAGTCCAAAGTAA